A genomic region of bacterium contains the following coding sequences:
- a CDS encoding sulfate ABC transporter permease subunit — translation MSAEAITVLRGGPGSGRDRARGPLIGGTWLYFALLILLPVVWMLKEAAAQGPALFLRQLSRPEALHAFGLTALLTIGAVVLNTCFGVVVAVVLVRQRFRGRSLLNALVDLPFALSPVIAGYMLILLFGQGGWLAPGVERLGLKVAFALPGMLLATVFVTLPFVIREVGPVLAAVGREQDEAAYTLGAGRLYTFWRITLPSIKWGLLYGVTLTIARAIGEFGAVLVISGNIIGRTQTATLLIHQACVDFDPNAAFAAAAVLALVSFLVLIASEIIRTRAEVAGESGASTSVARAASPARRGRAGEAACPTGDTRPATGPHTDTGSGPDEGTPSTHHD, via the coding sequence GGCAGCGGCCGAGACCGGGCGCGCGGCCCCCTCATCGGGGGCACGTGGCTGTACTTCGCCCTCCTGATCTTGCTGCCCGTGGTCTGGATGCTCAAGGAGGCGGCAGCCCAGGGCCCCGCGCTCTTCCTGCGGCAACTGAGCCGCCCCGAGGCCCTGCACGCCTTCGGGCTCACGGCCCTGCTGACCATCGGGGCGGTGGTGCTGAACACCTGCTTCGGGGTGGTGGTGGCGGTCGTGCTGGTGCGCCAGCGGTTCCGGGGCCGCAGCCTGCTCAACGCCCTGGTGGACCTGCCCTTCGCCCTCTCGCCGGTCATCGCCGGGTACATGCTGATCCTGCTTTTCGGGCAGGGCGGCTGGCTGGCCCCGGGCGTCGAGCGTCTCGGCCTGAAGGTGGCCTTCGCGCTGCCGGGGATGCTCCTGGCGACAGTGTTCGTGACGCTGCCGTTCGTGATCCGCGAGGTGGGGCCGGTGCTGGCGGCGGTGGGGCGCGAGCAGGACGAGGCCGCCTACACGCTCGGCGCCGGGCGGCTGTACACCTTCTGGCGCATCACGCTGCCCTCGATCAAGTGGGGGTTGCTGTATGGCGTCACACTGACCATCGCCCGCGCCATCGGCGAGTTCGGCGCGGTGCTGGTCATCTCAGGCAACATCATCGGCCGGACGCAGACTGCCACGCTGCTCATCCACCAGGCCTGCGTGGACTTCGACCCGAACGCCGCCTTCGCCGCGGCCGCGGTGCTGGCGCTGGTCTCGTTCCTGGTGCTGATCGCGTCCGAGATCATCCGCACGCGCGCCGAGGTCGCCGGCGAGAGCGGCGCCTCCACATCAGTAGCGCGGGCGGCCTCGCCCGCGCGCCGGGGACGGGCAGGCGAGGCCGCCTGCCCTACTGGCGACACTCGGCCCGCTACGGGCCCTCATACCGATACCGGAAGCGGCCCTGACGAGGGGACGCCCTCTACCCACCATGACTGA
- the cysA gene encoding sulfate ABC transporter ATP-binding protein: MTDDLELQISDLSYHFGDLPAVDRVSFDVRHGELVTLLGPSGSGKSTILRLIAGLLRPSTGMVRIGGSDATDVPPQRRNVGFVFQQYALFRHMTVFENVAFGLRVRKWKRDRVAARVAELLQMVQLQGKERQRPDQLSGGERQRVALARALAPEPRVLLLDEPFGAVDAKVRVELREWLRHLHDDFHVTSVFVTHDQDEALELSDRLVVLHRGRVEQIGSPAEVYEQPATPFVTSFVGPINQLQGQAAAGVAHVGALTAPAPWASDGTQPAVYMVRPTDVLIGPAGSGASATVRRCLRIGSLTRVEVELADGQTLHAHLRNGQARRLEPGQAVGLCAERAWAYPVEAGR; this comes from the coding sequence ATGACTGATGACCTCGAACTGCAGATCAGTGACCTGAGCTACCACTTCGGCGACCTGCCGGCAGTGGACCGCGTGAGCTTCGACGTCCGTCACGGCGAGCTGGTGACGCTGCTGGGCCCGAGCGGCAGCGGCAAGAGCACCATTCTCCGCCTGATCGCCGGGCTGCTGCGGCCCTCGACCGGCATGGTCCGCATCGGCGGCTCCGACGCGACTGACGTGCCGCCGCAGCGCCGCAACGTGGGCTTCGTCTTCCAGCAGTACGCGCTATTCCGGCACATGACGGTGTTCGAGAACGTGGCCTTCGGCCTGCGCGTGCGCAAGTGGAAGCGCGACCGGGTGGCGGCGCGCGTGGCCGAGCTGCTGCAGATGGTGCAACTACAAGGGAAGGAACGCCAGCGGCCGGACCAGCTCTCGGGCGGCGAGCGGCAGCGGGTGGCGCTGGCGCGGGCCCTGGCGCCCGAGCCGCGGGTGTTGCTGCTGGACGAGCCCTTCGGCGCCGTGGACGCCAAGGTGCGGGTCGAGCTGCGCGAATGGCTGCGCCACCTGCACGATGACTTCCACGTGACCTCGGTGTTCGTGACGCACGATCAGGACGAGGCGCTGGAGCTGTCGGACCGGCTGGTGGTGCTACATCGCGGCCGGGTGGAGCAGATCGGCAGCCCGGCGGAGGTCTACGAGCAGCCGGCCACACCCTTCGTGACCAGCTTCGTCGGGCCGATCAACCAGCTCCAGGGCCAAGCGGCGGCGGGCGTGGCCCACGTGGGCGCCCTGACCGCCCCCGCGCCCTGGGCGAGCGACGGCACGCAGCCGGCCGTGTACATGGTGCGGCCCACCGATGTCCTCATCGGGCCGGCGGGCAGCGGCGCCAGCGCGACCGTCCGCCGCTGCCTGCGCATCGGGAGCCTGACGCGGGTGGAAGTGGAACTGGCCGACGGGCAGACCCTCCACGCGCATCTGCGCAACGGCCAGGCCCGCCGGCTGGAGCCGGGGCAAGCAGTGGGGCTGTGCGCCGAGCGCGCCTGGGCGTATCCGGTCGAAGCGGGGCGATAG
- a CDS encoding glycosyltransferase, with product MPEPLRLLQLLGPDEALMYPAALAVGRRCLRQGGHAVIAGPLLRHQQEQIHFIEARWVNLPLKPYADESAVAAERTQVARLVRDFRPDVVHAYGLAALRAAGGVAPLVVTLSDLTQYHPQGWGRWRLRRLLGRCSALIVSSASDHEALARVHRSLAGRAMLLPPAAEVRPVTADFDLARKRLTLGLRSETAAVGVISPAVSGLGLETVLEAAVAITRDFPNVEFLFVGDGPDQEKLMLAAHHMGIGGAVVFRGTRADVPEIIASLNTLIIPREVSGSVGYALQAVAMEVPVLAVRTPALAEVLERVDPEAFVPADDATALAQVLSRRLEILPPPDDDAYAEFGGFSTGEMLVSNLGFDLDGIGLEAQWRGDESERRLAVRRAQERFSISAVVRETLGVYDELRQG from the coding sequence ATGCCCGAACCGCTCCGCCTGCTCCAACTGCTCGGCCCCGACGAGGCGCTGATGTACCCGGCGGCGCTGGCGGTCGGGCGCCGATGCCTGCGACAGGGCGGGCACGCCGTCATCGCCGGCCCGCTGCTGCGCCACCAGCAGGAGCAGATCCACTTCATCGAGGCCCGGTGGGTAAATCTGCCGCTCAAGCCCTATGCGGACGAGAGCGCCGTGGCGGCGGAGCGGACGCAGGTGGCGCGGCTGGTGCGCGACTTCCGGCCGGATGTGGTCCACGCCTACGGCCTGGCCGCCCTGCGCGCCGCCGGCGGCGTCGCGCCGCTGGTCGTCACCCTCTCCGACCTTACGCAGTACCACCCGCAGGGCTGGGGACGCTGGCGCCTGCGGCGGCTGCTGGGCCGTTGCAGCGCCCTCATCGTGAGCTCGGCCAGCGACCACGAGGCCCTGGCGCGTGTGCATCGCAGCCTGGCGGGGCGGGCGATGCTCCTGCCTCCGGCGGCCGAGGTGCGGCCCGTCACGGCGGACTTCGACCTGGCGCGCAAGCGGCTGACGCTGGGGTTGCGCTCGGAGACGGCAGCCGTCGGCGTCATCAGTCCCGCGGTCTCGGGCCTGGGGCTGGAGACCGTCCTGGAAGCCGCCGTGGCCATCACCCGCGACTTCCCCAATGTCGAGTTCCTCTTCGTCGGCGATGGGCCCGACCAGGAGAAGCTGATGCTGGCGGCCCACCACATGGGCATCGGCGGGGCCGTCGTCTTCCGGGGGACGCGGGCGGATGTGCCCGAGATCATCGCCTCGCTCAACACCCTCATCATCCCCCGCGAGGTGTCCGGCAGCGTCGGCTACGCGCTGCAGGCCGTGGCCATGGAGGTGCCGGTGCTGGCCGTGCGCACCCCGGCTCTGGCCGAGGTGCTGGAGCGAGTGGACCCCGAGGCCTTCGTTCCGGCCGACGACGCGACGGCCTTGGCGCAGGTGCTGTCCCGGCGGCTGGAGATACTCCCCCCGCCGGACGACGATGCGTACGCCGAGTTCGGTGGCTTCAGCACCGGCGAGATGTTGGTGTCCAACCTGGGGTTCGATCTGGACGGCATCGGCCTGGAGGCGCAGTGGCGGGGGGACGAGTCGGAGCGACGGCTGGCGGTGCGCCGCGCCCAAGAGCGTTTCAGCATCAGCGCCGTGGTGCGCGAGACCCTCGGGGTCTACGACGAACTGCGGCAGGGGTAG
- a CDS encoding LamG domain-containing protein: protein MRTTLLLGLILMATAALAGQIELRRSAPGQSGVRLAPVSVGVPFAMGALKDDRQVWLADAKGRPVPLQTLVTSRWWARGNSVQTLLCTWLADPQQERYALHFAEPPKQPAQAAQVTVKQEGQTATVNTGPLRAVVGGDSGFLQLLVLQPDQMLISPARPAALRCGDFSSAGGLEQVTVEESGPVRAVIRLQGHHRKPDGSKSVAFDVRLRFYVGQQFIELDHTFVQDTDEIFHDLPFVSVELPLMPTDGDVTFGLEGGKTAEAKGDCSLLQVGPDQKEGISTDNKREEFVKLLDERKQWWSEDEKRRWSGEQEIKAWATTLTRAGKAEQVGERAPGWLTLRPAGDRWALTVALRDFWQLHPKAYAVQGDTLRLFLVPQMPRPLHMHIGMGKTHRLLLSFDSPETAAAARRAAFLRPPLYLPAPEVYCASKVWGDVLPRQQGRYTLYESEVEREIRNGYLGRAEGANAYGMLNWGDIGGGNSYMNLETAYDHGMAVQFIRTGDRDLWDGLDRAVNHFRDVDVQQAKIPGPWDWGLWVMPGYMPEKLAQACATDDKLRDSIFYWTGTQPPEIGGVHRHSYMHFANAAFTPVPSDSRYPEKRMKQYSGSCDVGGHGWVVGLVDHYLLTGDRRSLEVAELAGQWVLKHGGTGWGRDNWKYIDLAWLYRATGKREYLDRLLQGLEVLYADKESTVERIAAQDKTLMSPYYTILQFVKHVHQLTGDEGVRAKFLDMVTRWIDNVPSADTSMGPVFQYIREYKDSRCHTDFADLAYAYNLTGDRKYLDKALNTLDFYLHFAYHSTAFFSIPEYLYALDQAQIEAFSDPPPTIRQSKAFWVDERDEPVKLVVYQQSGYRVGSQEVKGQITITSPSGKQTVTPITRSSLDVFRLTIPPEGEQGIYKIEAQAPGCWYWYGASVPLTAGPPPVLAAGKLGQGVRLADGAKLLIPAAGHLNMDEGTVEMWFQPGWNAPSGRTTAVPYHYHQLFDSRNSEYDYGFVLYLYDGGEVNAGKSLMAAWADKDKSDGVALGVQWKQGEWHHLCFAWKKTGEATGMLRLYVDGKLVAEKKDAANAPRRPSETIALGMNPTDSPNTPANGVVDELRISKTMREPTLGPLTQDADTLLLKHFDTEMELR, encoded by the coding sequence ATGCGAACCACGCTACTGCTGGGACTGATCCTCATGGCAACCGCCGCCCTGGCCGGGCAGATCGAGTTGCGCCGCAGCGCCCCCGGGCAGTCGGGTGTCCGCCTGGCGCCCGTCTCCGTCGGCGTGCCCTTCGCCATGGGCGCGCTCAAGGACGACAGGCAAGTCTGGCTGGCCGATGCCAAAGGCCGACCCGTGCCCCTGCAGACACTCGTCACGAGCCGCTGGTGGGCGCGCGGCAACAGCGTCCAGACACTCCTGTGTACGTGGCTGGCCGACCCGCAGCAGGAGCGGTACGCGCTGCACTTCGCCGAGCCGCCGAAGCAGCCTGCGCAGGCCGCGCAGGTCACCGTCAAGCAGGAGGGCCAGACGGCCACAGTGAACACCGGCCCCCTGCGGGCGGTCGTGGGGGGCGACAGTGGCTTCCTCCAACTGCTCGTCCTCCAACCGGACCAGATGCTCATCAGCCCCGCCCGGCCCGCGGCCCTGCGCTGCGGCGACTTCTCCTCAGCGGGAGGCCTGGAGCAGGTGACCGTCGAGGAGAGTGGCCCGGTTCGTGCCGTCATTCGCTTGCAGGGCCACCACCGCAAGCCCGATGGCAGCAAGTCGGTCGCCTTCGATGTGCGCCTGCGGTTCTACGTCGGACAGCAGTTCATCGAGCTGGACCACACCTTCGTCCAGGATACCGACGAGATCTTCCACGACCTGCCGTTCGTGTCGGTGGAGTTGCCCCTGATGCCAACAGACGGTGACGTCACCTTCGGCCTCGAGGGCGGCAAGACCGCCGAGGCGAAGGGCGATTGCTCGCTCCTGCAGGTCGGGCCCGACCAGAAGGAGGGCATCAGCACCGACAACAAGCGCGAGGAGTTCGTCAAGCTTCTCGACGAGCGCAAGCAGTGGTGGTCGGAGGACGAGAAGCGGCGCTGGAGCGGCGAGCAGGAGATCAAGGCCTGGGCGACGACGCTCACCCGTGCGGGCAAGGCCGAGCAAGTGGGCGAGCGGGCGCCGGGCTGGCTGACGCTCCGCCCCGCGGGCGATCGCTGGGCCCTCACCGTCGCCCTGCGCGACTTCTGGCAGCTCCACCCCAAGGCCTACGCCGTGCAGGGCGACACGCTCCGGTTGTTCCTCGTGCCGCAGATGCCCCGGCCGCTGCACATGCACATCGGCATGGGCAAGACGCACCGGTTGCTGCTGAGCTTCGACAGCCCGGAGACGGCTGCGGCGGCCCGGCGCGCGGCGTTCCTGCGTCCGCCCCTGTATCTGCCCGCACCCGAGGTGTACTGCGCCTCGAAGGTCTGGGGTGATGTCCTGCCCCGGCAACAGGGGCGCTACACGCTCTACGAGAGTGAGGTCGAGCGCGAGATCCGCAACGGCTACCTGGGACGCGCCGAGGGCGCCAACGCCTACGGGATGCTCAACTGGGGCGACATCGGCGGCGGCAACTCGTATATGAACCTGGAGACGGCCTACGACCACGGGATGGCCGTGCAGTTCATTCGCACCGGCGACCGCGACCTGTGGGACGGCCTGGACCGCGCCGTCAATCACTTCCGCGATGTGGATGTGCAGCAGGCGAAGATCCCCGGCCCGTGGGACTGGGGCCTGTGGGTCATGCCCGGCTACATGCCCGAGAAGCTGGCGCAGGCCTGCGCGACCGATGACAAGCTGCGCGACTCGATCTTCTACTGGACCGGCACCCAGCCCCCCGAGATCGGCGGGGTGCACCGTCACTCATACATGCACTTCGCCAACGCCGCCTTCACGCCCGTGCCGTCCGACAGCCGCTACCCCGAGAAGCGTATGAAGCAGTACTCGGGGAGCTGTGACGTCGGGGGGCACGGCTGGGTCGTCGGTCTGGTGGACCACTACCTGCTCACCGGCGACCGGCGCTCGCTGGAGGTGGCCGAACTGGCCGGGCAGTGGGTACTCAAGCACGGTGGGACCGGCTGGGGCCGGGACAACTGGAAGTACATTGACCTGGCGTGGCTGTACAGGGCCACGGGGAAGCGCGAGTACCTCGACCGTCTCCTCCAGGGCCTGGAGGTGCTCTATGCCGACAAGGAGTCCACGGTCGAGCGCATCGCCGCCCAGGACAAGACGCTGATGTCGCCGTACTACACGATCCTGCAGTTCGTCAAGCACGTTCACCAGCTCACCGGCGATGAGGGCGTCCGAGCCAAGTTCCTGGACATGGTCACGCGCTGGATTGACAACGTGCCCTCCGCCGACACCAGCATGGGCCCGGTCTTCCAGTACATCCGCGAGTACAAGGACAGCCGCTGCCACACCGACTTCGCCGACCTGGCCTATGCCTACAACCTCACCGGCGACCGCAAGTACCTGGACAAGGCTCTGAACACGCTGGACTTCTACCTGCACTTCGCCTACCACTCCACGGCCTTCTTCTCCATACCGGAGTACCTCTACGCCCTGGACCAAGCGCAGATCGAGGCCTTTAGCGATCCCCCGCCGACCATCCGCCAGAGCAAGGCCTTCTGGGTGGACGAGCGCGACGAGCCGGTCAAGCTGGTCGTCTACCAGCAGAGCGGCTACCGCGTGGGCTCGCAGGAGGTCAAGGGGCAGATCACAATCACCTCGCCCTCGGGCAAGCAGACGGTGACCCCGATCACCCGCAGCAGCCTGGATGTCTTCCGGCTGACCATCCCGCCGGAGGGCGAGCAGGGCATCTACAAGATCGAGGCTCAGGCGCCGGGGTGCTGGTATTGGTATGGCGCGTCGGTCCCACTCACTGCCGGCCCGCCGCCGGTACTGGCCGCGGGCAAGCTCGGCCAGGGCGTGCGCCTGGCCGACGGGGCGAAGCTGCTCATCCCCGCCGCCGGCCACCTCAACATGGACGAAGGCACCGTGGAGATGTGGTTCCAGCCGGGCTGGAACGCCCCGAGCGGGCGCACCACCGCCGTTCCGTATCACTACCACCAGCTCTTCGACAGCCGCAACAGTGAGTACGACTACGGCTTCGTGCTGTACCTGTACGACGGGGGCGAGGTGAACGCCGGCAAGAGCCTCATGGCCGCCTGGGCCGACAAGGACAAGTCCGATGGTGTCGCCCTGGGCGTGCAGTGGAAGCAGGGCGAGTGGCATCATCTGTGCTTTGCCTGGAAGAAGACGGGCGAGGCGACCGGCATGCTGCGACTGTACGTGGACGGCAAGCTCGTGGCGGAGAAGAAGGACGCGGCCAACGCGCCCCGCCGCCCGAGCGAGACGATCGCCCTGGGTATGAATCCCACGGACAGCCCGAACACCCCTGCCAACGGTGTGGTGGACGAGCTGCGCATCTCGAAGACCATGCGCGAGCCGACGCTCGGCCCGCTGACGCAGGACGCGGACACACTGCTGCTGAAGCACTTCGATACAGAGATGGAACTGCGCTAG
- a CDS encoding DUF4832 domain-containing protein, giving the protein MPALLVVAVLVSSVAALAQDTPPGPVELKPPASDEVIFNPGMGLYLQYPPLDAKPDEWFMQLCDIAYYRLDWSEVNPEEGVYKFDDYFGPRFDFWVKQCGKRVAFRVMCQSMHSRGQVTPPWVFAKGVPGVKHIALNGQEQTDPVFWDDRYLDVQCEFIRKLGEYLDGRPGLEFVDIGSIGEWGEMHLMRWTPQQLAETGYTEARYVAAYRRVIDAHVQAFPHTRIFLNVGGRNHLTINDYAAIHGVNFRQDGLNPAGASYDCGEWLYNPYARRGVICNFEFHSGYDEMLKKQWDVKTTIEKGLSAPISYLNTNLFGGAGYRKAPPEAQELLRDAARRIGYRFVLVSLKHPAQLRLYATQPSRLPLFATWRNDGVAPCYASYAVQWSLVGPDGKVACEQLDYPPTPTTLWWPGEEQQVGTVLRLPAGLPAGQYRLRVAMLDPEAKQMIRLALTGRDDSGAYRLVELTGVASAATNATVHENGFEQEPTSWNPVEGIKLSLSTEGPHSGASCLLAEGTAGRVWNYAQTRLQAAAVPYGLYRLSAWMLVETTDNPRKAPYLKLATNAADGKWITNYSTNPYDLRQLGTWQRLETTAELPANAAALDIAIEKGDNTTPIALRLRLDDVKVELLEAP; this is encoded by the coding sequence ATGCCTGCTCTCCTGGTTGTAGCAGTCCTGGTGTCGTCTGTCGCCGCTCTGGCCCAGGACACCCCGCCGGGCCCGGTTGAGCTCAAGCCTCCGGCCTCCGACGAGGTCATCTTCAATCCCGGCATGGGCCTGTATCTGCAGTACCCCCCACTCGACGCCAAGCCCGACGAGTGGTTCATGCAGCTTTGCGACATCGCCTACTACCGGCTGGACTGGTCCGAGGTCAACCCGGAGGAGGGCGTCTACAAGTTCGACGACTACTTCGGCCCCCGGTTCGACTTCTGGGTCAAGCAGTGCGGCAAACGCGTCGCTTTCCGGGTGATGTGCCAGTCCATGCACTCGCGCGGGCAGGTGACGCCGCCGTGGGTCTTCGCCAAAGGCGTGCCGGGGGTCAAGCACATCGCCCTCAACGGCCAGGAGCAGACCGACCCGGTCTTCTGGGATGACCGCTACCTGGACGTGCAGTGCGAGTTCATCCGCAAGCTCGGCGAGTACCTCGACGGCCGACCGGGCCTGGAGTTCGTGGACATCGGCTCCATCGGCGAGTGGGGCGAGATGCACCTGATGCGCTGGACGCCCCAGCAACTGGCCGAGACCGGCTACACCGAGGCGAGGTACGTCGCCGCCTACCGCCGCGTCATTGACGCGCACGTGCAGGCCTTCCCCCACACGCGCATCTTCCTCAACGTCGGCGGGCGGAACCACCTGACCATCAACGACTACGCCGCGATCCACGGGGTGAACTTCCGCCAGGACGGTCTCAACCCCGCCGGCGCCAGCTACGACTGCGGCGAGTGGCTCTACAATCCCTACGCACGCCGGGGCGTCATCTGCAACTTCGAGTTCCACAGCGGCTATGACGAGATGCTCAAGAAGCAGTGGGATGTGAAGACGACCATCGAGAAGGGCCTGTCGGCGCCGATCAGCTACCTGAACACGAACCTGTTCGGCGGCGCGGGCTACCGCAAGGCCCCGCCCGAGGCCCAGGAGTTGCTGCGCGACGCCGCCCGCCGCATCGGCTACCGCTTCGTGCTCGTTTCCCTCAAGCACCCCGCGCAGTTGCGCCTGTACGCCACCCAGCCCTCGCGCCTCCCGCTGTTCGCCACCTGGCGCAATGACGGTGTGGCGCCGTGCTACGCCAGCTACGCCGTGCAGTGGTCGCTCGTGGGCCCGGACGGCAAGGTAGCCTGCGAGCAACTGGACTACCCGCCGACCCCGACGACACTGTGGTGGCCCGGCGAGGAGCAGCAGGTGGGCACGGTGCTGCGCCTGCCGGCCGGGCTGCCGGCGGGCCAGTACCGCCTCCGCGTCGCGATGCTGGACCCAGAGGCGAAACAGATGATCCGGCTGGCGCTGACCGGGCGAGATGACAGCGGCGCCTACCGGCTGGTGGAGCTGACCGGCGTGGCCTCGGCCGCGACCAACGCCACGGTCCATGAGAATGGCTTTGAGCAGGAGCCGACGAGCTGGAACCCGGTGGAGGGCATAAAGCTGTCGCTGTCGACCGAGGGCCCCCACTCGGGCGCCTCGTGCCTACTGGCTGAAGGCACTGCCGGGCGCGTCTGGAACTACGCCCAGACCCGCCTGCAGGCCGCCGCCGTCCCGTACGGGCTCTATCGTCTGTCGGCATGGATGCTCGTGGAGACGACTGACAATCCGCGCAAGGCGCCTTACCTGAAGCTCGCGACCAACGCCGCCGACGGCAAGTGGATCACGAACTACAGCACCAATCCGTACGATCTGCGGCAGTTGGGCACCTGGCAGCGCCTGGAGACGACAGCAGAGCTGCCGGCCAACGCCGCCGCCCTCGACATCGCCATCGAGAAAGGTGACAACACGACCCCCATCGCGCTGCGGCTGCGCCTCGATGACGTGAAGGTGGAGCTGCTCGAGGCGCCGTGA
- a CDS encoding ASCH domain-containing protein gives MLSIHPRYADAIFQGQKKVEFRRRGFGRDVSHVVVYSTKPVEGITGVFTVETIEYASPVHLWRRYRAVSGLSASRFFEYYAGACEGVAIKVARAARLSKPVRLAEVGARLTPPQSFRYLSQDDLARIMSLSAADQGGR, from the coding sequence TTGCTGTCGATACACCCGAGGTACGCCGACGCCATCTTCCAAGGCCAGAAGAAGGTCGAGTTCCGGAGACGCGGCTTTGGGAGGGACGTCTCCCATGTGGTCGTATACAGCACCAAGCCCGTGGAGGGCATCACTGGCGTGTTCACCGTTGAGACGATCGAGTACGCCTCCCCTGTCCATCTGTGGCGGCGCTATCGTGCCGTCAGCGGCCTCTCGGCCAGCCGCTTCTTCGAGTACTACGCCGGGGCGTGTGAGGGCGTAGCCATCAAAGTGGCGCGTGCGGCGCGGCTGAGCAAGCCGGTCCGCTTGGCCGAGGTTGGCGCACGTCTGACGCCGCCCCAGAGCTTCAGGTACCTGTCGCAGGACGATCTTGCCAGAATAATGTCACTCTCCGCGGCCGACCAAGGCGGACGCTGA
- a CDS encoding type II secretion system GspH family protein: MSRRPGFTLVEMLVVIGIIAVLAAILFPVLTSATRAARKAKCASNLRQLVMAHKIYSDDCDRTLVPARAGSFTWCAILEPNMKSKELVLCPEDHSPQQVSGTTDLPHGYGINYGLTYNTASQPFVYSMSSISRTADLLLFFDMKPSARAMGSSYYSHRLTRLDARHSHRCGCAFLDGHAKMLLPNDTIRPVNMWIP; the protein is encoded by the coding sequence ATGTCCAGGCGTCCCGGCTTCACGCTTGTCGAAATGCTGGTCGTGATTGGCATCATCGCCGTCCTGGCAGCCATCCTGTTCCCGGTCCTCACCTCGGCCACCCGGGCCGCCCGCAAGGCCAAGTGCGCCAGCAACCTGCGGCAGCTCGTCATGGCTCACAAGATCTACTCCGACGATTGCGACCGCACGCTCGTGCCGGCCCGCGCCGGGAGCTTCACCTGGTGCGCCATCCTCGAGCCGAACATGAAGAGCAAGGAGCTGGTGCTGTGCCCCGAGGACCACAGCCCGCAGCAGGTCAGCGGCACGACCGACCTCCCGCACGGCTATGGCATTAACTACGGCCTGACCTACAACACCGCCAGCCAGCCGTTTGTCTACAGCATGTCCTCGATCAGCCGCACCGCCGACCTGCTCCTGTTCTTTGACATGAAGCCCTCGGCCAGAGCGATGGGCTCCAGCTACTACTCGCACCGGCTCACACGCCTGGACGCGCGCCACAGCCACCGCTGCGGCTGCGCCTTCCTCGACGGCCACGCCAAGATGCTGCTGCCCAACGACACGATCAGGCCGGTGAACATGTGGATTCCGTAG